DNA sequence from the Alkaliphilus metalliredigens QYMF genome:
TCCGCCAATGTGCTGTTCCTCAGGAATCTGTGGACCGAGCGTTGATGACACATTAATCAAGTTAAACGAGGATATAGAGCTTTTAAAAAAGGAGTATCCTGATGCATCTGTAGAAAGATATATGATTACACAGCAACCCTTGAAGTTTAGAGAGAATGAAGCAGTTTTTAAAATGGTAAAGGAAAAGGGAAAAGAGATCCTACCCATTACAACGGTTAATGGAAAAATCATTAAATACAGTGGATATGCAACTTATGAGGAAATTCAAACACACCTATAGGAGATGAATAACATGCAAACAAAATTCATGCTTTTTTCTGGTAAGGGTGGGGTCGGCAAAACTTCAATGGCTTCCACAACTGCAGTGCATTATGCAGAAAAAGGTAAGAAAACCCTAATTGTTACAACGGATCCTGCAGCTAACTTATCCGATGTATTTGAGCAGGAAATTGGACATAAAGTCACCCCTATTAATGGAGTGAAAAGTCTTTATGCAATGGAAATAGACCCAGACAAAGCAACAGAGGAGTACAAAGAAAGATCCCTCGCCCCTATGCGAGAATTATTTGATGAAGATTTAGTGAAGGTAGCGGAAGAGCAGTTAAGTGGACCGTGTACAGAGGAAATGGCTGCCTTTGATAAGTTCATTGATTTTATGGATACTGATGAATATGAAGTGATTATTTTTGATACAGCCCCTACGGGTCATACCATTCGTTTATTAGAACTACCGGTGGATTGGAGTAAGCATATAGAGGAGAGTGCCAAGGGCAGTGGACAAACTTGTATGGGACCTGTGGCATTGATCCAGGATAGTAAGAAAAAGTATGATGATGCCATTGCCATATTAAGAGATCGGAGTCAAACTGAATTTGTCTTTGTGATGCAGCCAGAGGAAACCTCTCTAGAGGAAACCCAAAGATCTTCAAAGGACCTTGCACAAATTGGGATTCACACAACAAAGGTGATTATTAACGGATTAATTCCAGAAGAAGAAACCATAGTGCCTTTCTTTAAAGGAAAATATGATCGCCAACAGAAGGTAATTGACAAATCTAAGGATCTCTTTAGTGATCTGATGATTCAAACCATGGAGCTATTTGATAGTGAGCTAAAGGGTGTAGAGATGTTTATAAAAAGTGCAGAGAAACTCTTTGAAGGAAGTGATACCAATGAATAAATTCTCTACTAAACTCTATCCAATAGATGCAGAGAGAAAGAACATCTTCTTTTCAGGAAAGGGGGGTGTTGGGAAAACTTCAATGGCCTGTATTACTGCGGTAGAAACAGCTCAAAAAGGCTATAAAACCCTATTATTGACCACGGACCCTGCTGCCCATATTGGGAATGTATTGGATCAGCCCGTTGGGGACAAAATTGCTGCTGTAGCAGGTATCGATAATTTATACGCCGTAAAGATTGATCAAAAAAAAGCAACAGAAGAGTATAAGGAAAATATCTTAAAGGATGCAGAAGTAAAATTTGATCCAACCACAATTATGGCCATGAAGGAAGAATTAGACTCTCCTTGTACGGAAGAAATGGCATCCTTTCAAAAATTTGTTGAATATGCCAGTGGAGATGACTTTCAGGTGATTGTAATTGACACAGCTCCTACGGGTCATACCCTAAGGCTATTAGAACTGCCTATGGACTGGAGCAAGCAAATTCAGTTAAAAGCAGGAGCATCTGTTGAAGTCAGTGATGAGGATAAACGGCAAAAAGAACGGTTCGATAAGGTTATTAATATGATGAAGGATGAAAAAGTAACTACATTTGCCTTTGTGATGTACCCTGAAAGGACACCAATAATCGAAGCCTACCGTGCATCAAAGGAGCTAGAAACACTAGATATTAAAACACAGCTAGTGGTAGCCAACTTAATCATCCCAGAGGAGCAAGCCCTGACGCCTTTTTATCAAAAGAGAAGAAAAATGCAGCTAGGGTATATTGAAGAAATGAAGGAAACTTTTAAGGATGCTACACTTTTAGAAGTGCCTATGTTTGGTGAAGAGATCAAAGGGTTGGATCTGTTAAAAGAAATTGCAAATCAAATATTTTAAGGGGTATTAACGTAGGTAAGTCATCATATTTGTAAAAAGATGACTTACCTTGTTTCGCTTAGAAAAGGGGGAAAACAGATGAAAAGCTTAGGATATAAAGTACAGCAAATAGAGACCAATACAATTAAAAAGATATACTTAGAGTTGACGGATCGATGCAATTTAGATTGTTCTATATGTTACAGAAAAGGCTGGGGAATCTCCCCAAAGGACATGGAACTGAGGGTACTAGATAAATTTATTAAGGATATTGAGGGAATCGAAGGGATAGAAACAATTGTCCTTGGAGGAATAGGGGAACCCACCTATCATGGTGACATTCTAGACATTTTAGAAAAACTGAAGGGGTATAATCTTCATATGACAACCAATGGAACGCTGCTCACTGAAGACTTAATGAAAAAAATGATTGAGACTGTACATACGATTACTGTCTCTGTTGATGGGATGCAAGAAAAATTTAAGGAAATCAGAGGTATAGAATTAAATTTAATTGTGGAGAGCCTTAAGAATTTAGAAAAATTAAAGCAACAGATGAACTCTCCATATCCGAAGGTAGAGCTGCAATTTGTTGTATCTAGAGATAATATAAGTGATATATATAAGGTTGTCCAATTAGCCAGTGACTTGAATAGTAGCCGTTTAATTATATCTAATTTGATTCCCCAGGGAGAAGATCATAAGGATAATATTGTGTATGAAATTTACCCCACGGAGGAAAATAAAAACCTTTTAACTAAAATTCGCAATTATGCTTTGGGCAAGGGGTTGAATATTCATATTCCAGCCATGGCTTTGAAGACGGAGCGTTCTTGTAACTTTATTGAAGACATGACAACCTTTATTACCTCCACTGGAGAAGTAACCCCTTGCTATAGACTGTCTCATGATGGTGATGAGTATGTGTTTGGAAGGGATAAGAAGGTGAAAAAGTATTCCTTTGGGAATATAATGGATACGCCTTTATTAGATATATGGAATAATGAAAGATATCATCAGTTCAGATATACCCTCCATAATAATTTATACCCTTCCTGTATGGATTGTGACTTAGTAGAAGGATGTGAATTGCCAAGAGAATCAGAAGATTGTTTTGGGAATACAATAAGTTGTAGTGATTGTTTGTGGGGGAGGAAGTTTGTTGTTTGTCCTTAATATTGTTTTGTCTTTATAGAAGCGAAGAAAAGATTATAGATTAACAAAAACAGTTGAATAATAAAATGAGTCATGGCATAGTAGTGAAATGTCATGGCTCATTTTATTTATTATATAAAAAACGTAAAGAGATTGATTGAGATAGAAATAATTGAAACAATGTAATTTCTCTTGTCTAATAATATTATTTTTGATAAAGTATTGTTAAAGAAACAAAACCATTTGATACCCAATAATAAATCCTTAGTAGGAATGGATGATGAATATATGATGAGGAAAGATATTTCCGCAGTGGTGTTAGCAGGGGGAAACAGCAAAAGAATGGGACAAAATAAGGCGCTACTCAAACTGGGAGAAAGAACCATGATAGAGGTGATTGTGGAAAATTTAAAACCACTATTTAGTGAGATCATTGTGGTGACAAATAACTCAGAGCAGTACCCAATGCTTAAAGGGGTTCGGTTTGCTCCAGACCGAATACAAATGGTGGAAAAGAACTCTTTAATAGGGTTATATACAGGTCTTTGGGAAGCGAAAAATGATTGTATTTTCGTTGTTGCCTGTGACATGCCTCTTCTAAATACAGCTTTGATGCAGTATATGATTGAAAATCTAGAAGGGGAGGACATACTGATCCCCTATTTAGAAGGACATTACCAACCGTTGCATGCAATTTATGGTAAAAAATGCTTGGAGCCTATGGAAATGTTATTAGAAAAAGGGGACTATAAGATATTGAATTTTTTTGAGAAAGTTGTTGTGAAACATATAGATGAAGCACATGTAAAGAGGTTTGATCCTTATTTACAAAGCTTTTTAAATGTGAATAATCACAAGGAATATCAAGATTTAAAAGAGCGTTGCTTTGATGAAAAGAGTGAAGGTTGAGTCGCATTAGGGTGAATTTTGTGTTAATTTGTCGCAAAAAACTTGTATAGAAGATAAATAATTGTTATAATGAGATTAGTTAAAAAAATAACTACCTAATAATCAATATCATTTAATCAAAGACACTTGTATACTTTCAACACGTGAACTACTTATTTAATTAGCCAACTAAACCTTTTAAAAAGTTTATAATCTAAAACGATAAGGTGAAAAAGTAGTTCTGTGGTGAATATTTTTGTCTCAATCCATTGATACATTTCAATGTGTCTATTTCAACTGGAAGCGTGTTTAATCTTTCTTCCTAACTGATATAGGAAGATAAATATATCCTTATATTTATGAATAAGGTAAAAGGAGGTTGGTTTAATGAAATTAACAAGAAGAACCTTTTTGGGCAGTTCAATCGCTTTGACAATTGCAACAGCTTTTGGATTGTCAGGCTGTAGCAAGAAGCCTGAGACATTACAAGAAACAGAAGGAACTGGCGTAGAGGTTCAAAAGTTGGCCGAAGGTCAGTGGAAAGCCAGTGGGTGTTTAGGGTGTACCTCTTGGTGTGCAAAGCAAGTCTACATGGTGGATGGAAGAGCCATCAAAATTCAGGGGCATCCTGACTCGAAGGTTCATGGTGCAAACGATTGTCCCCGTGCACATTTGGCTGTTCAACAGGTCTATGATGCTGATCGAATCAAACAACCAATGAAACGAACGAATCCTAAAAAAGGGAAAAATGAAGATCCAGGATTTGTACCTATTTCTTGGGATGAGGCAATGGAACTTTTTGCAGATAAAATCATGGAATTAAGAAACAATGATGAAACCCATAAATTTGGTCTGTTCCGTGGAAGATACACAAACATCAATGATTTGTTCTATGGAAATTTACCTAAGATTATTGGGTCACCCAATAATATTTCCCATAGTTCTATTTGTGCAGAAGCAGAAAAATTTGGACCCTACTATACCCAAGGTTACTGGAATTATAGGGATTATGATGTAAGAAATACAAAATATATTATTTGCTGGGGAGTAGATCCACTGTGTTCTAACCGTCAAGTATCCCATTACTTAAATGTTTTTGGTGAACTACTTGAGAAGGGTGTTAAAATCGCTACCATTGATCCAAAACATTCAGCTACTGCTGCTAAGTCTCATGTTTGGATGCCAGTGAAACCAGGTCAAGATGGTGCATTAGCTACGGCTATGGCCCATGTGATCTTAACAGAAGGATTATGGTCTAGGGAATTTGTTGGTGAGTTCAAGGATGGTGAAAACCACTTTGTTGCTGGTAATACTGTAGATGAGGATAACTTTGAAGAAAATCATACCTATGGAATTACCAAGTGGTGGAACTTAGAATTAAAGGATCGCACACCGGAATGGGCAGAAGCCATTTGTGGAGTAGATGCAGCTACCATTAGAAAAGTAGCTACTGACTTTGCCAATGCGGCACCACAAGCCCTTGTATTTATGGGTGGTGGATCAAACATGCAGGTTCGTGGGGGATACAACTCCATGGCAGTCCATGCATTAAATGGATTAGTTGGATCTGCTGAACATGAAGGC
Encoded proteins:
- a CDS encoding ArsA family ATPase encodes the protein MQTKFMLFSGKGGVGKTSMASTTAVHYAEKGKKTLIVTTDPAANLSDVFEQEIGHKVTPINGVKSLYAMEIDPDKATEEYKERSLAPMRELFDEDLVKVAEEQLSGPCTEEMAAFDKFIDFMDTDEYEVIIFDTAPTGHTIRLLELPVDWSKHIEESAKGSGQTCMGPVALIQDSKKKYDDAIAILRDRSQTEFVFVMQPEETSLEETQRSSKDLAQIGIHTTKVIINGLIPEEETIVPFFKGKYDRQQKVIDKSKDLFSDLMIQTMELFDSELKGVEMFIKSAEKLFEGSDTNE
- a CDS encoding ArsA family ATPase yields the protein MNKFSTKLYPIDAERKNIFFSGKGGVGKTSMACITAVETAQKGYKTLLLTTDPAAHIGNVLDQPVGDKIAAVAGIDNLYAVKIDQKKATEEYKENILKDAEVKFDPTTIMAMKEELDSPCTEEMASFQKFVEYASGDDFQVIVIDTAPTGHTLRLLELPMDWSKQIQLKAGASVEVSDEDKRQKERFDKVINMMKDEKVTTFAFVMYPERTPIIEAYRASKELETLDIKTQLVVANLIIPEEQALTPFYQKRRKMQLGYIEEMKETFKDATLLEVPMFGEEIKGLDLLKEIANQIF
- the arsD gene encoding arsenite efflux transporter metallochaperone ArsD yields the protein MKIEIYDPPMCCSSGICGPSVDDTLIKLNEDIELLKKEYPDASVERYMITQQPLKFRENEAVFKMVKEKGKEILPITTVNGKIIKYSGYATYEEIQTHL
- a CDS encoding tungsten cofactor oxidoreductase radical SAM maturase, whose protein sequence is MKSLGYKVQQIETNTIKKIYLELTDRCNLDCSICYRKGWGISPKDMELRVLDKFIKDIEGIEGIETIVLGGIGEPTYHGDILDILEKLKGYNLHMTTNGTLLTEDLMKKMIETVHTITVSVDGMQEKFKEIRGIELNLIVESLKNLEKLKQQMNSPYPKVELQFVVSRDNISDIYKVVQLASDLNSSRLIISNLIPQGEDHKDNIVYEIYPTEENKNLLTKIRNYALGKGLNIHIPAMALKTERSCNFIEDMTTFITSTGEVTPCYRLSHDGDEYVFGRDKKVKKYSFGNIMDTPLLDIWNNERYHQFRYTLHNNLYPSCMDCDLVEGCELPRESEDCFGNTISCSDCLWGRKFVVCP
- a CDS encoding molybdenum cofactor guanylyltransferase; the protein is MSNNIIFDKVLLKKQNHLIPNNKSLVGMDDEYMMRKDISAVVLAGGNSKRMGQNKALLKLGERTMIEVIVENLKPLFSEIIVVTNNSEQYPMLKGVRFAPDRIQMVEKNSLIGLYTGLWEAKNDCIFVVACDMPLLNTALMQYMIENLEGEDILIPYLEGHYQPLHAIYGKKCLEPMEMLLEKGDYKILNFFEKVVVKHIDEAHVKRFDPYLQSFLNVNNHKEYQDLKERCFDEKSEG